The following coding sequences lie in one Burkholderia cepacia genomic window:
- a CDS encoding SDR family oxidoreductase: protein MATHTLADKVVLIAGGAKNLGGLIARDLASHGAKAVAIHYNSAASQAQAEETAAAVRAAGAEAATFQADLTTAAAVEKLFDDAKQRFGKIDIAINTVGKVLKKPFTEISEAEYDEMFAVNSKSAFFFIKEAGRHLEDHGKLVTLVTSLLGAFTPFYAAYEGSKAPVEHFTRAASKEYGARGISVTAVGPGPMDTPFFYPAEGADAVAYHKTAAALSPFSKTGLTDIEDVVPFIRHLVTDGWWITGQTILINGGYTTK from the coding sequence GTGGCAACTCACACGCTCGCAGACAAGGTCGTCCTGATCGCAGGCGGCGCAAAGAATCTCGGCGGCCTGATCGCGCGGGACCTGGCGAGCCACGGCGCGAAGGCGGTGGCGATTCACTACAACAGCGCGGCGTCGCAGGCGCAGGCCGAGGAGACGGCCGCCGCTGTACGTGCGGCCGGCGCGGAAGCCGCAACGTTCCAGGCCGACCTGACCACGGCCGCCGCGGTCGAGAAGCTGTTCGACGACGCGAAGCAGCGCTTCGGCAAGATCGACATCGCGATCAACACGGTCGGCAAGGTGCTGAAGAAGCCGTTCACCGAGATCAGCGAGGCCGAGTACGACGAGATGTTCGCGGTCAACAGCAAGTCGGCGTTCTTCTTCATCAAGGAGGCCGGGCGACACCTCGAGGATCATGGCAAGCTCGTCACGCTCGTGACGTCGCTGCTCGGCGCGTTCACGCCGTTCTATGCGGCGTACGAAGGGTCGAAGGCGCCGGTCGAGCACTTCACGCGCGCGGCGTCGAAGGAATACGGCGCACGCGGGATCTCGGTGACGGCCGTCGGGCCGGGCCCGATGGATACGCCGTTCTTCTATCCGGCCGAAGGCGCCGATGCGGTTGCCTATCACAAGACGGCGGCCGCGCTGTCGCCGTTCAGCAAGACGGGCTTGACCGACATCGAGGACGTCGTGCCGTTCATCCGCCATCTCGTGACCGACGGCTGGTGGATCACCGGCCAGACGATCCTGATCAACGGCGGCTACACGACCAAGTAA
- a CDS encoding DinB family protein has product MNPTTLDALADFPRQLEAHFAAVPDGYARWTPDDWAGIPSEHFSPLGQLCHVRDIEIDGYHVRLRRMLDEDRPLLASIDGDALAIERRYNDAYASDVLAAIREARRETLELLSRVTPEQFERTGEFDGYGSLTVRGLVHYLCSHDQQHLAGMQWLLGKIDAALYAR; this is encoded by the coding sequence ATGAATCCGACGACGCTCGATGCACTCGCCGATTTCCCCCGTCAGCTCGAAGCGCATTTCGCGGCCGTCCCCGACGGCTACGCGCGCTGGACGCCCGACGACTGGGCCGGGATCCCGAGCGAGCATTTCTCGCCGCTCGGGCAGCTCTGCCACGTGCGCGACATCGAGATCGACGGCTATCACGTGCGGCTGCGGCGGATGCTCGACGAGGACCGGCCGCTGCTCGCGTCGATCGACGGCGACGCGCTCGCGATCGAGCGCCGCTACAACGATGCGTATGCGTCCGACGTGCTCGCCGCGATCCGCGAAGCGCGACGCGAAACGCTGGAGTTGCTCTCGCGCGTGACGCCCGAGCAGTTCGAGCGCACCGGCGAGTTCGACGGCTACGGTTCGCTGACCGTGCGCGGGCTCGTCCACTACCTGTGCAGCCACGACCAGCAGCATCTGGCCGGCATGCAGTGGCTGCTCGGCAAGATCGACGCGGCGCTTTACGCTCGCTGA
- the copC gene encoding copper homeostasis periplasmic binding protein CopC, with amino-acid sequence MRFDSFPFGRQAAAIIVATTVSSAAFAHAHLAKSDPAAGAAVAAAPAAVTIDFTEPLEPAFSSIVVVDGGGNTVSDGRARIDASNRKRMTVPLTAIGAGAYTVKWVAVATDGHRTQGAYGFSVK; translated from the coding sequence ATGCGTTTCGATTCATTCCCGTTCGGCCGCCAGGCAGCCGCCATCATCGTTGCCACGACCGTCTCGTCGGCCGCGTTCGCGCACGCGCATCTCGCGAAGAGCGATCCGGCGGCAGGCGCGGCGGTGGCCGCCGCACCGGCTGCCGTCACGATCGACTTCACCGAGCCGCTGGAGCCGGCATTCAGCTCGATCGTCGTCGTCGACGGCGGCGGCAACACGGTGTCGGACGGCCGCGCGCGCATCGACGCGTCGAACCGCAAGCGGATGACGGTGCCGCTGACGGCAATCGGCGCCGGTGCCTATACGGTGAAATGGGTGGCCGTCGCGACCGACGGGCACCGCACGCAGGGTGCGTACGGCTTCAGCGTGAAGTGA
- a CDS encoding pseudouridine synthase, which translates to MDLESILYTQGFGSRRQCRGLIEAGRVAVAGTSATDPDATFDTDGLVFSVDDTRWPFHARAYLALNKPAGYECSRDPQHHASVFSLLPAPLVARGVQCVGRLDQDTTGLLLLSDDGQFVHAYTSPKRKVPKTYVATVRHPLDDAQLNALRSGVQLHGEPKPIAAVAADARDTHALALTVLEGKYHQVKRMVAAASNRVELLHRESIGGFTLPDDLAPGAWRWLDDADLSALRNPVKTL; encoded by the coding sequence ATGGATCTCGAAAGCATTCTCTACACTCAGGGCTTCGGCTCGCGCCGCCAATGCCGCGGCCTGATCGAAGCGGGCCGCGTCGCCGTCGCGGGCACCAGCGCGACCGACCCCGACGCCACGTTCGACACCGACGGCCTCGTGTTCTCGGTCGACGACACGAGGTGGCCGTTCCACGCGCGCGCGTATCTCGCGCTCAACAAACCGGCCGGCTACGAGTGCTCGCGCGATCCGCAGCACCACGCGAGCGTGTTCAGCCTGCTGCCCGCGCCGCTCGTCGCGCGCGGCGTGCAGTGCGTCGGCCGTCTCGACCAGGACACGACCGGCCTGCTGCTGCTGTCCGACGACGGCCAGTTCGTGCATGCGTACACGTCGCCGAAGCGCAAGGTGCCGAAGACCTACGTCGCGACCGTGCGCCACCCGCTCGACGATGCGCAGCTGAATGCGCTGCGTAGCGGCGTGCAGCTGCACGGCGAGCCGAAGCCGATCGCGGCCGTCGCCGCCGACGCGCGCGACACGCACGCGCTCGCGCTGACCGTCCTCGAAGGCAAATACCACCAGGTCAAGCGCATGGTGGCGGCGGCGAGCAATCGCGTCGAGTTGCTGCACCGCGAAAGCATCGGCGGCTTCACGCTGCCGGACGATCTCGCACCGGGCGCGTGGCGCTGGCTCGATGACGCCGACCTTTCAGCACTGCGCAATCCCGTCAAAACCCTGTAA
- a CDS encoding NAD-dependent epimerase/dehydratase family protein produces MIATRILRRPRALIVGCGDVGMRCVAQWRDARRNLRIFALTSHPARRDELRAAGATPIVGDLDRRATLGRLAGLARTILHLAPPQSDGRDDRRTRALIAATSMPARRPSTPPAPAVGRLRTLRTAARQAGAPVRGARIVPDGLRAPRLVYASTTGVYGDCGGARIDETHPLRPANPRAFRRVSAERQLRAATVRGVLSARIVRIPGIYAANRLPVARLERGTPALEPADDVYTNHIHADDLAAILRRTAERGRPARAVHASDDSELRMGEYFDRVAQVLGLPRPPRVSRADAERQLEPTLLSFMRESRRLSNARLKAELCVTLRYPTVDDFLQTLAPGSASGQRR; encoded by the coding sequence ATGATCGCGACACGAATCCTGCGCCGGCCGCGCGCACTGATCGTCGGCTGCGGCGACGTCGGCATGCGCTGCGTCGCGCAATGGCGTGACGCGCGCCGCAACCTGCGGATCTTCGCGCTGACGAGCCACCCGGCCCGCCGCGACGAACTGCGCGCCGCAGGCGCGACGCCGATCGTCGGCGATCTCGATCGCCGGGCGACGCTCGGCCGCCTCGCGGGCCTTGCCCGCACGATCCTGCATCTCGCACCGCCGCAATCCGATGGCCGTGACGACCGGCGCACGCGTGCGCTGATCGCCGCAACGTCCATGCCCGCGCGTCGGCCATCGACCCCGCCGGCACCGGCGGTCGGCCGGCTCCGAACGCTGCGCACCGCTGCACGGCAGGCCGGCGCACCCGTTCGGGGAGCGCGTATTGTACCCGACGGCCTTCGCGCGCCGAGGCTCGTCTACGCGAGCACGACGGGCGTATACGGCGACTGCGGCGGCGCGCGCATCGACGAAACGCACCCGCTGCGCCCCGCCAATCCGCGCGCGTTCCGGCGCGTGTCGGCCGAGCGGCAACTGCGTGCGGCGACGGTGCGCGGCGTGCTGTCCGCGCGCATCGTGCGCATTCCCGGCATCTACGCGGCGAACCGTCTGCCGGTCGCGCGGCTCGAGCGCGGCACGCCGGCGCTTGAACCGGCCGACGACGTGTACACGAACCACATCCACGCGGACGATCTCGCGGCGATCCTGCGCCGCACGGCCGAGCGCGGCAGACCGGCGCGCGCCGTGCACGCGTCGGACGACAGCGAACTGCGGATGGGGGAGTATTTCGACCGGGTCGCGCAGGTGCTCGGCCTGCCGAGGCCGCCGCGCGTGAGCCGCGCGGACGCCGAGCGTCAGCTCGAACCGACACTGCTGTCGTTCATGCGCGAGTCGCGACGCCTGTCCAACGCACGGCTCAAGGCCGAATTGTGCGTGACGTTGCGATATCCGACCGTAGACGATTTCCTTCAAACGCTCGCGCCGGGCAGCGCGTCAGGTCAGCGCCGGTAA
- a CDS encoding CDP-6-deoxy-delta-3,4-glucoseen reductase — protein MAFNVTLKQSGRQFQVESDETVLAAALRQNVHLPYGCKNGACGSCKGQIVSGQIEQGPHAASALSNDERTRGLALLCCSKAQCDLEIDVREIAGVDGVQVKKLPCRIAALERKADDVMVVKLQLPANERLQYLAGQYVEFILKDGSRRSYSMANAPHEEGPIELHIRHMPGGKFTDHVFGAMKERDILRFEGPLGTFFLREDSDKPIVLLASGTGFAPIKAIIEHVKHSGITRPMTLYWGARRKKDIYLDELAEQWAREIPNFKYVPVLSEPDAGDQWTGRTGFVHRAVIEDLPDLSGHQVYACGAPVMVESAQRDFTQHHALPADEFYADSFTSAADLAHPV, from the coding sequence ATGGCATTCAACGTCACTCTCAAGCAAAGCGGCCGGCAATTCCAGGTCGAGTCGGACGAAACCGTGCTGGCCGCCGCGCTGCGCCAGAACGTCCATCTGCCGTACGGCTGCAAGAACGGCGCGTGCGGCTCCTGCAAGGGCCAGATCGTGTCGGGCCAGATCGAACAGGGCCCGCACGCCGCGTCGGCACTGTCCAACGACGAACGCACGCGCGGCCTCGCGCTGCTGTGCTGCTCGAAGGCCCAGTGCGACCTCGAAATCGACGTGCGTGAAATCGCCGGCGTCGACGGCGTGCAGGTCAAGAAGCTGCCGTGCCGGATCGCCGCGCTCGAGCGCAAGGCCGACGACGTGATGGTCGTGAAGCTGCAACTGCCCGCCAACGAGCGCCTGCAGTACCTCGCGGGCCAGTACGTCGAGTTCATCCTGAAGGACGGTTCGCGCCGCAGCTACTCGATGGCGAACGCGCCGCACGAGGAAGGCCCGATCGAGCTGCACATCCGCCACATGCCGGGCGGCAAGTTCACCGACCACGTGTTCGGCGCAATGAAGGAGCGTGACATCCTGCGCTTCGAAGGCCCGCTCGGTACGTTCTTCCTGCGCGAGGATTCCGACAAGCCGATCGTGCTGCTCGCGTCGGGCACGGGCTTCGCGCCAATCAAGGCGATCATCGAGCATGTGAAGCACTCGGGCATCACGCGCCCGATGACGCTTTACTGGGGTGCCCGCCGCAAGAAGGACATCTACCTCGACGAACTCGCCGAGCAGTGGGCGCGCGAGATCCCGAACTTCAAGTACGTGCCGGTGCTCTCCGAGCCGGACGCCGGCGATCAATGGACGGGCCGCACGGGCTTCGTCCATCGCGCGGTGATCGAGGACCTGCCCGATCTGTCGGGCCATCAGGTGTACGCATGCGGTGCGCCGGTGATGGTCGAATCCGCGCAGCGCGACTTCACGCAGCATCACGCACTGCCCGCCGACGAGTTCTACGCGGACTCGTTCACGAGCGCCGCCGATCTCGCGCATCCGGTCTGA
- a CDS encoding acetylornithine transaminase has protein sequence MPLNDFPIDSLMYITNRPDIVFTHGKGSWLYDHTGKRYLDFIQGWAVNSLGHCNDGIVEALKTQAEKLLNPSPAFYNEPMAKLAGLLTQHSVFDKVFFTNSGAEANEGAIKLARKWGRKFKNGAYEIITFDHSFHGRTLATMSASGKPGWDTIYAPQVPGFPKAELNDINSVEKLITDKTVAVMLEPIQGEGGVIPATREFMQALRALTKQHNLLLIVDEVQSGCGRAGTLFAYELAGIEPDVMTLAKGIGGGAPLGALLSKADVAVFEAGDQGGTYNGNPLMTAVGYSVISQLVAPGFLEGVRARGEYLKRKLLELSEERGFEGERGEGLLRALLLGKDIGPQIVEKARDMQPDGLLLNAARPNLLRFMPALNVTTEEIDQMMAMLRSILDTL, from the coding sequence ATGCCCCTGAACGATTTTCCGATCGACTCGCTGATGTACATCACGAACCGCCCCGACATCGTGTTCACGCACGGCAAGGGTTCGTGGCTCTACGATCACACGGGCAAGCGCTATCTGGACTTCATCCAGGGCTGGGCCGTCAACAGCCTCGGCCACTGCAACGACGGTATCGTCGAAGCACTGAAGACTCAGGCCGAAAAGCTGCTGAACCCGTCGCCGGCGTTCTACAACGAGCCGATGGCGAAGCTCGCGGGCCTGCTCACGCAGCACAGCGTGTTCGACAAGGTGTTCTTCACGAACAGCGGCGCCGAGGCGAACGAAGGCGCGATCAAGCTCGCGCGCAAGTGGGGCCGCAAGTTCAAGAACGGCGCGTACGAGATCATCACGTTCGACCACAGCTTCCACGGCCGCACGCTCGCGACGATGTCGGCCAGCGGCAAGCCGGGCTGGGACACGATCTACGCGCCGCAGGTGCCGGGCTTCCCGAAGGCCGAGCTGAACGACATCAACTCGGTCGAGAAGCTGATCACCGACAAGACCGTCGCCGTGATGCTCGAACCGATCCAGGGCGAAGGCGGCGTGATTCCGGCCACGCGCGAATTCATGCAAGCGCTGCGCGCGCTGACGAAGCAGCACAACCTGCTGCTGATCGTCGATGAAGTGCAAAGCGGTTGCGGCCGCGCGGGCACGCTGTTCGCGTACGAACTCGCCGGTATCGAGCCGGACGTCATGACGCTCGCGAAGGGCATCGGTGGCGGCGCGCCGCTCGGCGCACTGCTGTCGAAGGCCGACGTCGCGGTATTCGAGGCGGGCGATCAGGGCGGCACCTACAACGGCAACCCGCTGATGACGGCGGTCGGCTATTCGGTGATCTCGCAGCTCGTCGCGCCCGGATTCCTCGAGGGCGTGCGCGCACGCGGCGAATACCTGAAGCGCAAGCTGCTCGAGCTGTCGGAAGAGCGCGGCTTCGAGGGCGAACGCGGCGAAGGCCTGCTGCGCGCGCTGCTGCTCGGCAAGGACATCGGCCCGCAGATCGTCGAGAAGGCGCGCGATATGCAGCCGGACGGCCTGCTGCTGAACGCCGCGCGGCCGAACCTGCTGCGCTTCATGCCCGCGCTGAACGTAACGACCGAAGAAATCGACCAGATGATGGCGATGCTGCGGTCGATCCTCGACACGCTCTAA
- a CDS encoding GNAT family acetyltransferase translates to MDATADAVAIRPFERADTDAVLAVWRDAFPQYEDTDAPPHRDPLRSIELKLATQPELFFVATSGARVVGTLMAGFDGHRGWLYSFGVANDARRLGVGRALIAHAERALAARGCLKINLQVLPGNDDACRFYAALGYRVEERISFGKTLPAA, encoded by the coding sequence ATGGATGCCACCGCCGATGCTGTCGCCATCCGCCCGTTCGAACGCGCCGACACCGATGCCGTGCTTGCGGTATGGCGCGACGCGTTCCCGCAATACGAAGACACCGATGCGCCACCGCATCGCGATCCGCTGCGATCGATCGAGCTGAAGCTCGCGACGCAGCCGGAACTGTTCTTCGTCGCGACCAGCGGCGCGCGCGTCGTCGGCACGCTGATGGCGGGTTTCGACGGACATCGCGGCTGGCTCTACTCGTTTGGCGTCGCAAACGACGCGCGTCGGCTCGGCGTCGGCCGCGCGCTGATCGCGCACGCGGAACGTGCGCTGGCCGCGCGCGGCTGCCTGAAGATCAACCTGCAGGTGCTGCCCGGCAACGACGACGCGTGCCGCTTCTATGCGGCGCTCGGTTATCGCGTCGAGGAGCGCATCTCGTTCGGCAAGACGCTGCCGGCAGCGTGA
- a CDS encoding DUF2278 family protein, with translation MSLDYGFVKAKVTSVATLKGSPHGSEIQYHIHLTLALPSGDWDVAINVGTSDADDLLNYKLVYDFHHPVTETLAAAAEGYTDLTGQTALPALDYLRSDILNETGAWRASAVMDGTENPEPIPSLLRLVNAAQSQGLDVVVFGRTYTEGNGIHDTHMNQGSTGPNYLHRAGDDHNDHNDVWQDGALIVRVSQSQWAAYFAAFEQQAVPTDALGNPLPGAGPITR, from the coding sequence ATGAGTCTGGACTACGGTTTCGTGAAGGCGAAGGTGACATCGGTGGCGACGCTGAAGGGCTCGCCGCATGGCAGCGAGATCCAGTATCACATCCACCTGACACTGGCGCTGCCGTCGGGCGACTGGGATGTCGCGATCAATGTCGGCACCAGCGATGCGGACGACTTGTTGAACTACAAGCTCGTCTACGATTTCCATCATCCCGTCACCGAGACGCTCGCGGCCGCGGCCGAAGGCTACACCGACCTCACGGGGCAGACCGCGCTGCCCGCGCTCGACTACCTGCGCAGCGACATCCTGAACGAGACGGGCGCGTGGCGCGCGAGTGCGGTGATGGACGGCACCGAAAATCCGGAGCCGATTCCGTCGCTGCTGCGGCTCGTGAACGCCGCGCAGTCGCAGGGCCTCGACGTCGTCGTGTTCGGCCGCACCTATACGGAAGGCAACGGCATTCACGATACGCACATGAACCAGGGCTCGACAGGCCCGAACTACCTGCATCGCGCGGGCGACGACCATAACGACCACAACGACGTGTGGCAGGACGGCGCGCTGATCGTGCGCGTGAGCCAGTCGCAGTGGGCCGCGTATTTCGCGGCGTTCGAGCAGCAGGCCGTGCCAACCGACGCGCTCGGCAATCCGCTGCCGGGCGCGGGGCCGATCACGCGCTGA
- a CDS encoding ABC transporter ATP-binding protein, translated as MAAAMLKIKGLQVNYGGIQAVKGVDMEVRQGELVTLIGANGAGKTTTMKAITGLKPYSAGDIEYDGKSIKGVPSHELLKRGLAMVPEGRGIFARMSIIENMQMGAYLRNDNDQIKKDVERMFGFFPRLKERATQLAGTLSGGEQQMLAMSRAILSKPKLLLLDEPSMGLSPIMVEKIFEVVREISKEGITVLLVEQNARLALQAADRGYVMDSGTVTMEGDAKKMLDDPKVRAAYLGE; from the coding sequence ATGGCAGCGGCAATGTTGAAAATCAAGGGCTTGCAGGTCAACTACGGCGGCATCCAGGCCGTCAAGGGCGTTGACATGGAAGTCCGTCAGGGCGAGCTCGTGACGCTGATCGGCGCGAACGGCGCAGGCAAGACCACGACGATGAAGGCGATCACGGGTCTGAAGCCGTATTCGGCGGGCGACATCGAGTACGACGGCAAGTCGATCAAGGGCGTGCCGTCGCACGAACTGCTCAAGCGCGGCCTCGCGATGGTGCCGGAAGGCCGCGGGATCTTCGCGCGGATGTCGATCATCGAGAACATGCAGATGGGCGCGTACCTGCGCAACGACAACGACCAGATCAAGAAGGACGTCGAGCGGATGTTCGGCTTCTTCCCGCGCCTGAAGGAGCGTGCGACGCAGCTCGCGGGCACGCTGTCGGGCGGCGAGCAGCAGATGCTGGCGATGTCGCGCGCGATCCTGTCGAAGCCGAAGCTGCTGCTGCTCGACGAGCCGTCGATGGGGCTGTCGCCGATCATGGTCGAGAAGATCTTCGAAGTGGTGCGCGAGATCTCGAAGGAGGGCATCACGGTGCTGCTCGTCGAGCAGAACGCGCGCCTCGCGCTGCAGGCGGCCGACCGTGGCTACGTGATGGATTCGGGCACGGTCACGATGGAAGGCGACGCGAAGAAGATGCTCGACGATCCGAAGGTGCGCGCCGCGTATCTGGGTGAATGA
- a CDS encoding ABC transporter ATP-binding protein has protein sequence MSDKQIRLSVQGVNKRFGGLQALSDVGLQIKEGEIYGLIGPNGAGKTTFFNVITGLYTPDSGDFKLDGTNYTPTAVHQVAKAGIARTFQNIRLFGGMTALENVMVGRHVRTKHGLLGAVFQTPAERQEEREIKERAIELLEYVGVLQYADYTSRNLSYGHQRRLEIARALATDPKLLALDEPAAGMNATEKVELTRLLDKIRSDGRTILLIEHDVKLVMGLCNRMTVLDYGKVIAEGLPQDVQKNPKVIEAYLGAGVH, from the coding sequence ATGAGCGACAAGCAAATCCGACTGTCCGTGCAGGGCGTGAACAAACGCTTCGGCGGCCTGCAGGCATTGTCCGACGTCGGCCTGCAGATCAAGGAAGGCGAGATCTACGGCCTGATCGGCCCGAACGGCGCCGGCAAGACGACGTTCTTCAACGTGATCACGGGCCTCTACACGCCGGATTCCGGCGACTTCAAGCTGGACGGCACGAACTACACGCCGACGGCCGTGCACCAGGTGGCCAAGGCCGGCATCGCGCGCACGTTCCAGAACATCCGCCTGTTCGGCGGGATGACGGCGCTCGAGAATGTGATGGTGGGCCGCCACGTGCGGACCAAGCACGGCCTGCTCGGCGCGGTGTTCCAGACGCCGGCCGAACGTCAGGAAGAGCGCGAGATCAAGGAACGCGCGATCGAGCTGCTCGAATACGTGGGCGTGCTGCAGTACGCGGACTACACGTCGCGCAACCTGTCGTACGGCCACCAGCGCCGTCTCGAGATCGCGCGCGCACTGGCGACCGACCCGAAGCTGCTCGCGCTCGACGAGCCGGCGGCCGGGATGAACGCGACCGAGAAGGTCGAACTCACGCGCCTGCTCGACAAGATCCGCTCGGACGGCCGCACGATTCTCCTGATCGAGCACGATGTGAAGCTCGTGATGGGGCTGTGCAACCGGATGACGGTGCTCGATTACGGCAAGGTGATCGCCGAGGGTCTGCCGCAGGACGTGCAGAAGAATCCGAAGGTGATTGAGGCATATCTCGGCGCAGGGGTGCACTGA
- a CDS encoding ABC transporter permease subunit — MTSIQPIESSTSLVEERNTAKTVVIGLLTAVLVIAAPIIIGSAGGNYWVRVLDFAMLYVMLALGLNVVVGFAGLLDLGYIAFYAVGAYTAALLSSPHLSSQFEWIAAIAPNGLHVPFLIIVPIAMALAATFGILLGAPTLRLRGDYLAIVTLGFGEIVRIFMNNLDRPVNITNGPKGITGIDPVHVGGFNLSQTHSLFGLQLPSVYMYYYLFVLCSLLVIWVCTRLQHSRIGRAWAAIREDEIAAKAMGINTRNVKLLAFAMGASFGGLSGAMFGSFQGFVSPESFTFWESIVVLACVVLGGMGHIPGVILGAVLLAIFPEFLRSTMSPLQHALFGHDIVDTEVIRQALYGLAMVVIMLYRSEGLWPAPKHEDKIAKLAKRASKKPVRA; from the coding sequence ATGACATCCATTCAACCGATCGAATCCTCGACGTCGCTCGTCGAAGAGCGCAACACCGCCAAGACCGTCGTCATCGGCCTGCTGACCGCCGTCCTCGTGATCGCGGCGCCGATCATCATCGGCTCGGCCGGCGGCAACTACTGGGTCCGGGTGCTCGACTTCGCGATGCTGTACGTGATGCTCGCGCTGGGCCTGAACGTGGTGGTCGGCTTCGCCGGCCTGCTCGACCTCGGCTACATCGCGTTCTACGCGGTGGGCGCATACACGGCGGCGTTGCTCAGCTCGCCGCACCTGAGCTCGCAGTTCGAGTGGATCGCGGCGATCGCGCCGAACGGCCTGCATGTGCCGTTCCTGATCATCGTGCCGATCGCGATGGCGCTGGCGGCGACCTTCGGGATCCTGCTCGGCGCGCCGACGCTGCGCCTGCGCGGCGACTACCTGGCGATCGTGACGCTCGGCTTCGGTGAAATCGTCCGGATCTTCATGAACAACCTCGACCGTCCGGTGAACATCACCAACGGCCCGAAGGGGATCACGGGCATCGATCCGGTGCATGTCGGCGGCTTCAACCTGTCGCAGACGCACTCGCTGTTCGGCCTGCAGCTGCCGTCGGTCTACATGTACTACTACCTGTTCGTGCTGTGCTCGCTGCTGGTGATCTGGGTGTGTACGCGCCTGCAGCACTCGCGTATCGGCCGTGCATGGGCAGCCATCCGCGAGGACGAAATCGCCGCGAAGGCGATGGGCATCAACACCCGTAACGTGAAGCTGCTCGCGTTCGCGATGGGTGCATCGTTCGGCGGCCTGTCGGGCGCGATGTTCGGTTCGTTCCAGGGCTTCGTGTCGCCGGAATCGTTCACGTTCTGGGAATCGATCGTGGTGCTGGCGTGCGTGGTGCTGGGCGGCATGGGCCACATCCCGGGCGTGATCCTGGGCGCGGTGCTGCTCGCGATCTTCCCGGAATTCCTGCGCTCGACGATGAGCCCGCTGCAGCATGCGCTGTTCGGTCACGACATCGTCGACACGGAAGTGATTCGTCAGGCGCTGTACGGCCTCGCGATGGTGGTCATCATGCTGTACCGCTCGGAAGGCCTGTGGCCCGCGCCGAAGCATGAGGACAAGATCGCGAAACTGGCGAAGCGCGCCAGCAAGAAGCCGGTGCGCGCGTAA
- a CDS encoding branched-chain amino acid ABC transporter permease, giving the protein MDIFVQQVLNGLVLGSVYAIIALGYTMVYGILGIINFAHGDVLMIGAMVALSAITVLQNHFPGLGNVATLTIGLGIAAVVCAFVGFTIERVAYRPLRRAPRLAPLITAIGVSILLQTAAMIIWSRNPLPFPQLLPTDPINVIKATDTTPGAVISVTEIVIIAVAFIVMGGLLLLVHKTKLGRAMRAIAESPNTASLMGVNPNFVISATFMIGSALAALAGVMIASEYGNVHFYMGFIPGMKAFTAAVLGGIGNLGGAMVGGVLLGLIEQLGAGYIGNLTGGVFGSNYQDVFAFIVLIIVLVFRPSGLLGERVADRA; this is encoded by the coding sequence ATGGATATTTTCGTCCAGCAGGTTCTCAACGGGCTGGTGCTCGGCAGTGTCTACGCCATCATCGCGTTGGGCTACACGATGGTGTACGGCATTCTCGGCATCATCAACTTCGCGCACGGCGACGTGCTGATGATCGGCGCGATGGTCGCCCTGTCGGCCATTACCGTGCTGCAGAACCATTTCCCCGGACTCGGCAACGTCGCGACGCTGACGATCGGCCTGGGCATCGCCGCGGTCGTCTGTGCGTTCGTCGGCTTCACGATCGAACGCGTCGCATACCGGCCGCTGCGCCGCGCACCGCGTCTCGCACCGCTGATCACCGCCATCGGCGTGTCGATCCTGCTGCAGACCGCCGCGATGATCATCTGGTCGCGCAACCCGCTGCCGTTCCCGCAATTGCTGCCGACCGATCCGATCAACGTGATCAAGGCGACCGACACGACGCCCGGCGCCGTGATCTCGGTCACTGAAATCGTGATCATCGCCGTTGCGTTCATCGTGATGGGCGGCCTGCTGCTGCTCGTGCACAAGACCAAGCTCGGCCGCGCGATGCGCGCGATCGCCGAAAGCCCGAACACCGCGAGCCTGATGGGCGTGAACCCGAACTTCGTGATCTCCGCGACGTTCATGATCGGCTCCGCGCTCGCCGCGCTGGCCGGCGTGATGATCGCGTCCGAATACGGCAACGTGCACTTCTACATGGGCTTCATCCCCGGCATGAAGGCGTTCACGGCGGCGGTGCTGGGCGGGATCGGCAACCTCGGCGGTGCGATGGTCGGCGGCGTGCTGCTCGGCCTGATCGAGCAGCTCGGGGCCGGCTACATCGGCAACCTCACGGGCGGCGTGTTCGGCAGTAACTACCAGGACGTGTTCGCCTTCATCGTGCTGATCATCGTGCTGGTGTTCCGTCCGTCGGGCCTGCTGGGCGAACGGGTCGCGGATCGCGCGTAA